The genomic window CAGCGATGCAATCGGTAGGCAACTGACGTCTCAGCCCGTTTTCACGCCGGTCCTACCACCCAATGCCGCACCGACCCGCAGCTGGATCAATCTGCTGGTGCATTTCAAGGAGCAGTTCTTCTGCCCCGACAGCCTGCTCAATCAACCGTTCGTCGGGCTGCCGTTCGTAGACAGCTTGGTGCGCGGGCTGCTCCTGGCCGCTGACCATTCTCACCGTGAGGCCCTCGCGGAAGACGTCACGATGATTGCGCCTCGCGCGGTTCGCCGCGCAATCGAAATCATGGAAGAGGAGGCCGATTTGCCCTTGACGCTGTCTTCCATCGCCGCCCGCACTCACGTCAGCGTCCGTTCCCTGCAGCAAGGATTCCGGCGATACCTGGAAACATCGCCGATGGTATATCTGCGTGAAGTACGGCTGCACCGAGCCCACCAGGCCCTGCTGGAGTCCGATCCGTCGATGGTCAATGTGGCATCAGTCGCCCACCGCTGGGGCTTCAGTAATCTAGGCCGGTTCGCCGCCGCGCATGCCGACCGCTACGGCGAGGCCCCTTCGGTTACGTTGCGCCGCAGAGCGTTTCGGTCCAACGCGATAAAGACATCAACGCTCACTTCCCGCTGACCTGGGACGCAACAGTCGGCGCAGATTGGGACGTCCGAACCGGCGTCACTTCCGTTGCTGGCGCTTGGATTCCCGCACCGCATCGGCAGCCTCGTGCACTTGGCGGAATATCTGCCCGAAATCAGGCATCCGTGCGCGCGCGGCCAGCAACGGCGCCGGCGAACCTGCCACTTCGGGCAGATCGAGCACCAACCATGCCCCGAATTTGTGCGGTTGTACCCGGAGTAGCAGCGTCTCGAGTTCGTCTTCGAGCACCACGGGGACCTTGACGAACTCTCCCTGTTCGGCTTCGTCAAGCCGGCGACGGACGTCCTCGAGGTCGACGTCGGTCGCAAGGCGCCACCGCAATTCCTGGCCAGTCCGGTGAGCTGACGAGTAGAGCACGAGATACTTCGCCACAACCTGTCCTTCGCCTAGAGCTGACTACGAGAGCGTAAGTGAACGACCGTTCGATTAGCCAAGCGTTTGCCAGAAGTCGGTGAGGGCGGCTGCGCCGCGGGCCGGGTCCTGCAGCATCCACCAGTGGCCGAGCCCGTCGAGCACCTCGACGCGTGCTCCGGCCCGCTCCGAGGCGCGGCGCCGGATTTCTTCTGGCCCCGCGTAAGGGTCGTCGGTGGCCAGCAGCGACAAACCCGGCCGGGCCGCCGCCTTCTCCAACGCGCGGCCGGCTTCGGCCATCGCCGGTTGGGCGGCCGAACGGTACAGCTGCAGAATGGCTCGACCCATCTCCGGTCCTTGCGCCACGGCCAGCGAGGTGGCGATGTCGGCGGGCATGCCAAGCCCGGCCATCAGGTTGGCGCGGTCCCGAAGCGTTCCGCCCAGCATGGTGGCCAGCGACTGCTCGCCTTCGTCGGGCGTCTGCCAGATTTGGGCCATATCGTGCCAGACGTAGTCAGGGTCGAACACACCGACGACGTCGCTGACCCAGCTGCGCACCAGCTCGGGTCGGTGCATGACCACATTGACGACGTGTCCGCCGCCCCAGTCATGCCCTACGAGGTCGATCGGACCCTCGATGCGCTCGAGTTCCCCCTCGAGCCAGTCGCGGTAAGCAAGGTAGGTCGCCGGGAAGTCATCCGGCAGCGGTGCCCCGAAGCCCGGCGGGGACAAACGCACCACATCCTCGCGACCCAGGACGTCGACCAGCGGGCCCCAGATGGCATCGGTCTCGGGATTGCCGTGCACCAGCACGACGGTCATGGCGCCCTCCTTCATGTTTTTCCCGCCTATTGTCGCGCTGAGGCGGGCAAAAGCGACACCCTTACTTCTGCGCGACCGCTGGCGGCTGAGGCCAACCCCGGTTGTCCTACGCTGACGGGTGCTCAACCGACCGACAGAAAGCGAACCAGTCATGGCGCCCACACTGCGCCCACGCCGATCGGCCCTGTACCTGCCGGGCAATAAGCCCCGCGCGCTGGAGAAGGCCGAAACCCTGCCCGCGGACGTGTTGATCTTCGATCTCGAGGACGCAGTTGGCCCCGACGCGAAAGTCGAGTCGAGACGCAAGGTTTGCGTGGCCATCTCGTCCGGTAGGTACCGGCCGCGCGAAATCGTGGTGCGCATCAACGGAATAGACACCGACTGGCACGACGACGATCTGGCCGCTGTGGCCGAGTCAGCCGCCGACGGAGTGCTGGTACCGAAGGTCCAGACCGGCGCGCAGGTGCAAGCGCTGGTCGCCAGGCTGGATGGTGCGCCGGATAGTTTGCAGCTGTGGGTGATGATCGAAACACCGTTGGCGTTCCTGCGGATTGAGGAGATCGCCTCGGCCAGCGATCGCCTCGCGGTCATGGTCGTGGGTACCAACGATCTAGTGAACGAGTTGCACGCACTGCATGTCGCCGGACGCGCGCCGATTGTGCCCGCTTTGGCGCTGGCGGTGTTGGGTGCCAGGGCGGCCGGAAAGGCCGTGCTGGACGGTGTATTCAACGACATCACCGATGAAGCAGGCTTCGTCGCCGAGGCTCGCCAGGGCCGCGAAATGGGTTTCGACGGCAAGACGCTGATTCATCCGTCTCAGGTCGCTCCGGCCAACGATGTGTTCGGTCCCTCCGAGAAGGAGCTTGCCGACGCCAACAAGATCGTCTCGGCCTATGAGCAAGCCCAGGCGGCAGGGGACAGCGTGATCACCGTCGACGGCCGCATGGTCGAGAGCCTGCACGTGCGCGACGCTCAGCGGATCCTTGCGCTGGCCGCTCGCATCTCCGAACTGCAATCACAATCACGCTGAAAACGACTGCACTCCAAACGCTTACATCTTGACGGTCAGTGGCCACACGTTCCAGATGTCATCGCAGTACTCGGCGATGGCGCGGTCGGAGGAGAACTTGCCGCTGCGCGCGGTGTTCAGGATCGACATCTTGGTCCAGGCGTCCTTGTCCTGCCACGCCGCGCTCACCTGGTCCTGACACTGGACATAAGCCG from Mycobacterium kubicae includes these protein-coding regions:
- a CDS encoding AraC family transcriptional regulator, producing MGPITLSEITVGSDLAMDDGEVCGSYRVLVLNSGRTDCVHRGLSVTGGPGTAAVYAPDGLGTGRWAAGSRMICVKINRSAIDDALSDAIGRQLTSQPVFTPVLPPNAAPTRSWINLLVHFKEQFFCPDSLLNQPFVGLPFVDSLVRGLLLAADHSHREALAEDVTMIAPRAVRRAIEIMEEEADLPLTLSSIAARTHVSVRSLQQGFRRYLETSPMVYLREVRLHRAHQALLESDPSMVNVASVAHRWGFSNLGRFAAAHADRYGEAPSVTLRRRAFRSNAIKTSTLTSR
- a CDS encoding alpha/beta fold hydrolase, which gives rise to MTVVLVHGNPETDAIWGPLVDVLGREDVVRLSPPGFGAPLPDDFPATYLAYRDWLEGELERIEGPIDLVGHDWGGGHVVNVVMHRPELVRSWVSDVVGVFDPDYVWHDMAQIWQTPDEGEQSLATMLGGTLRDRANLMAGLGMPADIATSLAVAQGPEMGRAILQLYRSAAQPAMAEAGRALEKAAARPGLSLLATDDPYAGPEEIRRRASERAGARVEVLDGLGHWWMLQDPARGAAALTDFWQTLG
- a CDS encoding HpcH/HpaI aldolase/citrate lyase family protein, with product MAPTLRPRRSALYLPGNKPRALEKAETLPADVLIFDLEDAVGPDAKVESRRKVCVAISSGRYRPREIVVRINGIDTDWHDDDLAAVAESAADGVLVPKVQTGAQVQALVARLDGAPDSLQLWVMIETPLAFLRIEEIASASDRLAVMVVGTNDLVNELHALHVAGRAPIVPALALAVLGARAAGKAVLDGVFNDITDEAGFVAEARQGREMGFDGKTLIHPSQVAPANDVFGPSEKELADANKIVSAYEQAQAAGDSVITVDGRMVESLHVRDAQRILALAARISELQSQSR